Proteins from a genomic interval of Blastocatellia bacterium:
- a CDS encoding AAA family ATPase — MELVQGVNFLEYLWNNKKGLESIDSIINANTVRVADGEEILTQKNPSNTLQQEKTLTQKQISSQDFNIISQKIANESTDVHFLEFSLDESRLRSALRQLAEGLFVLHEAGKLHRDLKPSNVLVTPQGRVVILDLGLAVEIAGKGIHESMNIVGTPAYMSPEQGSKSSVSKASDWYSVGVILYEALTGRTPFTGSILDILIKRQTTDPIAPSELVKNVPIDLNQLCQELLFRDPALRPSGDEVLRRLGKDEQSIAIVASSGARNTTLSGRQTELAALMDAFQTVQAGNAVTVYLPGRAGIGKTALINYFIDELQSKEQNLVVLLGRCYGQENVPYKALDSVIDALSQYLKRLPTTEVEALLPRDMAVLARLFPVLKPVLAATSIRQRLVDIPNVQELRRRAFSALRELLARLADKRDLVIFIDDLQWGDVDSGVLLSELLRPPEAPEMLLIASYRIEDKENSLLLKHLFNAQFMAATAIDTREIAIKELSLSSAKELALSLLSDKQPNTKKLAEIIAEESKGIPLLIDELARYSSIDDELISSIGENSLSESGFSLIKRVVKQRVLQLPKDAKRLLELVAIADQPIERQIVKKAVKLDSHEQEAFSLLRVGRLIRVISNESGEKLVPYHEGVRESVISQIKDLERVEYHKDLAMALETPNELDAKSLAIHFNAAGEVEKALYYTIVAAEEATKALAFDNAARFYKMALGLNPKEKEQQLQVKLGDALANAGRGAEAAQAYLIAAKTAISSDAIELERRAAEQFLINGYIKEGISVLRKVLAKVDIKLPETTQGALLSYLFTRFQVWLRGLGFKERAEKEVDSKELLRIDVCWSAIVGLAYVNTKRAIDFQARHLLMALNAGEPYRVVRALALEIGHSATEGSRSQVFTNQLCHQALVLAKKINRPHTTALSILETGFAAYMQGNWAKSYQLFTKAEPILQEQCTNVTWEMDTAHYFLVRTLLFLGKITELTQQLSTFLKDAQERGDLFAATNLRIWSHMVFLAADEPEEASKEIKAAMASWVRKSFDLQHYWRLYTEVEIDLYQNNFESAWQRIQKIWPALSSSFFLRTQIIAIESFHFRARTALALATQAQNSQQDPNKYLTIAQKDAKRIYKEKASWGNALASLILASIADIRGQKEQAINYLLDAEVGFETTQMELYLAVCWYRRSQLIDTSEKEALQKRAMDWFAKEKFVAPEKIINVSAPGKWKGSN; from the coding sequence ATGGAGCTAGTTCAAGGGGTAAATTTTCTAGAATATCTTTGGAATAATAAAAAAGGTTTAGAGTCCATAGATTCTATTATTAATGCAAACACAGTACGTGTAGCAGATGGGGAAGAAATACTAACACAGAAAAACCCGTCAAACACATTACAGCAGGAAAAGACTTTAACCCAAAAGCAAATTAGTAGTCAGGACTTTAATATAATTAGCCAAAAGATTGCTAATGAATCTACAGACGTTCATTTTTTAGAGTTTTCTTTGGATGAAAGCCGCTTACGCTCGGCTTTACGACAGTTGGCAGAAGGCTTATTTGTTTTACACGAAGCAGGAAAGTTACACCGAGACTTAAAACCTTCTAATGTTTTGGTTACTCCACAGGGTCGAGTAGTTATTTTGGATTTAGGTTTGGCAGTTGAAATTGCTGGAAAAGGTATTCATGAAAGTATGAATATTGTTGGTACGCCAGCCTATATGTCACCTGAACAAGGCAGTAAATCATCTGTTTCCAAGGCTTCTGATTGGTATAGTGTAGGTGTAATTCTTTATGAAGCCTTAACAGGTCGGACTCCTTTTACAGGTTCTATTTTGGATATTTTAATTAAAAGACAAACTACAGACCCTATAGCACCATCGGAACTAGTAAAAAATGTACCTATAGACTTAAATCAGCTTTGTCAAGAACTTTTGTTCCGTGATCCGGCTTTGCGTCCAAGCGGTGATGAAGTTTTACGGCGTTTAGGCAAGGATGAGCAAAGCATTGCTATTGTTGCTAGCAGTGGAGCAAGAAACACCACTTTAAGCGGTAGACAAACGGAATTAGCTGCTTTAATGGATGCTTTTCAAACTGTGCAAGCTGGTAATGCAGTCACAGTTTATTTACCAGGTCGTGCGGGCATTGGTAAAACAGCTTTGATCAATTACTTTATTGATGAACTACAAAGTAAAGAACAAAATTTAGTAGTTTTACTTGGGCGTTGTTATGGTCAAGAAAATGTTCCTTATAAAGCTTTAGATAGTGTTATTGATGCTTTAAGCCAATACTTAAAACGCCTACCAACAACAGAAGTAGAAGCCTTGCTGCCTAGAGATATGGCTGTTTTAGCAAGGCTTTTTCCTGTATTAAAACCAGTTTTAGCTGCTACATCTATTCGTCAGAGACTAGTAGATATTCCTAATGTTCAAGAACTGCGCCGTCGAGCATTTTCAGCCCTAAGAGAGCTACTTGCACGCTTAGCCGATAAACGGGACTTAGTTATCTTTATTGATGATTTGCAATGGGGTGATGTTGACAGTGGAGTTTTACTTAGTGAACTGCTTCGTCCACCTGAAGCACCAGAAATGCTTTTAATTGCAAGCTATAGAATTGAAGATAAAGAAAATAGTTTACTTCTAAAACATCTTTTTAATGCTCAATTTATGGCTGCAACTGCTATTGATACACGAGAAATTGCTATTAAGGAATTATCTTTAAGCTCGGCCAAAGAGCTAGCCCTATCACTACTTAGCGATAAACAACCTAATACTAAAAAATTAGCAGAAATTATTGCAGAAGAATCTAAAGGTATTCCTTTATTGATTGATGAACTTGCTCGTTATTCTAGTATTGATGATGAACTAATAAGCAGTATTGGAGAAAATAGCCTTTCTGAAAGTGGATTTTCTTTAATTAAACGTGTAGTTAAACAAAGAGTTTTACAACTGCCAAAAGATGCTAAACGGCTTTTAGAATTAGTGGCAATTGCTGATCAACCTATAGAAAGGCAAATTGTTAAAAAGGCTGTAAAATTAGACTCTCACGAACAAGAAGCATTTTCTTTGCTTAGGGTAGGCCGCTTAATTAGAGTAATTAGCAATGAGTCAGGAGAAAAGCTAGTTCCTTATCATGAAGGTGTTAGAGAAAGTGTCATTTCCCAAATTAAAGATTTGGAACGAGTGGAATATCATAAGGATTTAGCAATGGCTCTAGAAACACCTAACGAGCTAGATGCTAAGAGTTTAGCGATTCATTTTAATGCTGCGGGAGAAGTAGAAAAAGCATTGTATTACACAATTGTTGCTGCTGAGGAAGCAACAAAAGCACTTGCCTTTGATAATGCTGCACGATTTTATAAAATGGCTTTGGGTCTAAATCCAAAGGAAAAAGAACAGCAACTGCAAGTTAAATTAGGAGATGCTTTAGCTAATGCTGGTCGTGGAGCCGAAGCAGCACAAGCATATTTAATTGCTGCTAAAACTGCTATAAGTAGCGATGCAATTGAGTTAGAAAGGCGTGCAGCAGAGCAATTTTTAATTAATGGTTATATTAAAGAAGGAATTTCTGTACTTCGTAAAGTTTTAGCAAAAGTAGATATAAAATTACCAGAAACCACTCAAGGAGCATTGCTTTCTTATTTATTTACACGTTTTCAAGTTTGGTTACGCGGACTAGGATTTAAGGAACGTGCCGAAAAAGAAGTAGATAGTAAAGAACTTTTAAGAATTGATGTTTGTTGGTCTGCAATTGTTGGACTAGCCTATGTTAACACCAAACGAGCAATAGATTTTCAAGCACGACATTTGCTTATGGCTCTTAATGCTGGCGAACCTTATCGCGTAGTTCGTGCATTAGCTCTAGAAATAGGACATTCAGCTACAGAAGGTTCTCGTAGTCAAGTATTTACTAACCAACTTTGTCATCAAGCTTTGGTATTAGCAAAAAAGATAAATCGGCCTCATACAACCGCGCTTTCAATACTTGAAACAGGTTTTGCTGCTTATATGCAGGGCAATTGGGCAAAATCTTATCAATTGTTTACTAAAGCAGAGCCTATTTTACAAGAACAATGTACCAATGTGACTTGGGAGATGGACACAGCACATTATTTTCTTGTTCGTACTCTGCTTTTTTTAGGCAAAATTACAGAGCTTACTCAACAACTTTCTACTTTCTTAAAAGATGCACAGGAGCGAGGAGATTTATTTGCTGCTACTAATTTGCGGATCTGGTCACATATGGTTTTTCTAGCGGCTGATGAGCCAGAAGAAGCAAGCAAGGAAATTAAAGCAGCAATGGCAAGTTGGGTAAGAAAAAGTTTTGACCTCCAACATTATTGGAGACTTTACACAGAAGTAGAAATAGATCTATATCAAAATAATTTTGAATCGGCTTGGCAACGTATCCAAAAAATTTGGCCTGCTTTAAGTAGCTCTTTTTTCCTTCGTACACAAATTATTGCAATTGAATCTTTTCATTTTCGCGCACGAACAGCTTTAGCACTAGCAACACAAGCACAAAATAGCCAACAAGACCCCAACAAATATTTAACAATAGCTCAAAAGGATGCAAAAAGAATTTATAAAGAAAAAGCCTCTTGGGGAAATGCTTTGGCTAGTTTAATTCTTGCTTCAATTGCTGATATTCGTGGGCAGAAAGAGCAGGCTATTAATTATTTGCTAGATGCTGAAGTTGGTTTTGAAACTACACAAATGGAGCTTTATTTAGCCGTTTGTTGGTATCGTCGTAGCCAATTAATTGACACATCAGAAAAAGAAGCCTTGCAAAAAAGAGCAATGGATTGGTTTGCAAAAGAAAAATTTGTTGCCCCAGAAAAAATTATTAATGTGTCTGCTCCCGGAAAATGGAAGGGTTCTAATTAA
- a CDS encoding GAF domain-containing protein, with amino-acid sequence MNKNNNFDFKAWYNQIIWEKQRLETELNRISKLTNILDSFINEQESPEAQSTDENTPITNEFEQLTTINKKIQLLYFLLDTVRTLSAEVDSERRLDLIMEKAAQLLNADRSMLFLLDPETKQLCAQIVDDQGQKNMKFLRNLGVVGIAATSGRTLSVADTTRDANFKPEIDEKPAYHAKNIIVTPLRDSTGTIFGVLQALNKNEGRFTPDDEYLFQAFATQASMAIKNVAPGIGAPPLVSNPLLLIMKALSTGLGIDNLLQALMKKTTQVMNADRSTLFMVDYDRQEIWSKVAEGAGISEIRFPLGVGIAGHVVNTSEMVNIADAYKDPRFNQDIDARTGYYTRTVLCAPLLDETNRVIGVLQVLNKKDGTFSKQDELLIGAFASQVSKVVKSSQLVLNLLAILESERAFVK; translated from the coding sequence ATGAATAAAAATAATAATTTTGATTTTAAGGCATGGTATAACCAAATTATTTGGGAAAAACAGCGTTTAGAAACAGAATTAAATCGTATTAGTAAATTAACTAATATCTTAGATTCATTCATTAACGAACAAGAATCTCCTGAAGCACAGTCTACTGACGAAAACACACCTATAACAAACGAATTTGAACAATTAACAACAATAAACAAAAAAATACAACTGCTTTATTTTCTATTAGATACTGTTAGAACACTATCTGCTGAAGTAGATTCAGAAAGACGGCTAGATTTAATTATGGAAAAAGCAGCACAACTACTTAATGCTGACCGGAGTATGTTGTTTTTACTTGACCCTGAAACCAAACAATTATGCGCTCAAATAGTAGATGATCAAGGTCAGAAAAATATGAAATTCTTGCGTAATCTAGGTGTAGTGGGAATTGCAGCCACTAGCGGACGCACGCTAAGTGTTGCTGACACAACAAGAGATGCAAATTTCAAACCTGAAATAGATGAAAAACCTGCCTATCATGCTAAAAATATTATTGTAACTCCTTTAAGAGATTCTACTGGAACTATTTTTGGTGTTCTACAAGCATTAAACAAAAATGAAGGCCGTTTTACTCCTGATGATGAGTATCTTTTCCAGGCTTTTGCTACACAAGCATCAATGGCAATTAAAAACGTTGCTCCTGGTATTGGCGCACCTCCTTTGGTAAGTAATCCACTGCTTTTAATTATGAAGGCTCTTTCTACAGGTCTTGGAATAGATAATCTATTACAAGCATTGATGAAGAAAACTACCCAAGTAATGAACGCAGACCGTAGCACTTTATTTATGGTTGATTATGATAGACAAGAAATTTGGTCAAAAGTTGCTGAAGGTGCAGGTATTAGTGAAATACGTTTCCCTTTAGGAGTTGGAATTGCTGGACATGTTGTTAATACTAGCGAAATGGTTAATATTGCTGATGCCTATAAAGATCCTCGTTTTAACCAAGATATTGATGCTAGAACAGGTTATTACACTCGAACAGTCCTTTGCGCTCCTCTACTTGATGAAACAAATAGAGTTATAGGTGTATTGCAAGTTCTAAACAAAAAAGATGGAACATTTAGTAAACAAGATGAATTGTTAATTGGCGCATTTGCTAGCCAAGTAAGTAAAGTAGTTAAAAGCTCTCAATTAGTACTTAATTTACTTGCAATATTAGAAAGTGAACGTGCTTTTGTTAAATAA
- a CDS encoding protein kinase — protein sequence MGIKSEFTGTKRFQLQRQLGSGGFGSVYQVFDQERKTIVALKTLHQTDAESLYRFKQEFRTLADIHHHNLVSLYELMSDEDQWFFYHGASSRGKFSRISLE from the coding sequence ATGGGTATAAAATCTGAATTTACTGGTACAAAACGTTTTCAATTACAACGTCAACTTGGCTCTGGGGGCTTTGGCAGCGTTTATCAAGTCTTTGATCAAGAGCGTAAAACCATTGTAGCCTTAAAAACGCTTCATCAAACAGATGCAGAATCTCTTTATCGCTTTAAGCAAGAGTTTCGCACTCTAGCCGACATCCATCATCATAATTTAGTTTCTCTTTATGAACTAATGTCAGATGAAGATCAGTGGTTTTTTTACCATGGAGCTAGTTCAAGGGGTAAATTTTCTAGAATATCTTTGGAATAA
- a CDS encoding cation transporter, which yields MSEVKQSICSVSHITHDCYNLEQTNCNNSTKHTHSDDHSHHSHLGHHHGLDLEKVNLKLKISTFVTVLFVVIQVAAGLYTNSIALVSDAIHNFTDALSLIIALFSIWLQKRPVSLSKTYGYNRAGILAAFINSSSLMVIVAFLCYESVERLFNPRQVETHTMFWVAIVGLIINIGIGLALHKDSQHDITIRSAYIHMLGDAASTVGIIIGSIAIYYTGYMVIDPIISLGISALILWTSWDILQETVHLLLEGTPKGISVDNVSKAIETVPGVQAVHHIHIWAIASQVTALSCHIRVNDMNLSNCQDLLLKINTILKDNFQINHTTLQFETTSDKN from the coding sequence ATGTCAGAAGTTAAACAATCCATTTGTTCAGTCTCTCATATTACTCACGACTGTTATAACTTAGAGCAAACTAATTGTAATAACTCTACTAAACATACTCATTCTGACGATCATTCACATCATAGCCATTTAGGACATCATCACGGCTTAGATCTTGAAAAAGTTAACCTAAAACTTAAAATTTCTACTTTTGTTACTGTGTTATTTGTAGTAATTCAAGTAGCAGCAGGGCTTTATACTAATAGTATTGCGCTAGTGTCTGATGCTATTCATAATTTTACTGACGCATTATCTTTGATTATTGCATTATTTTCTATTTGGTTACAAAAACGCCCTGTTAGCTTGTCAAAAACCTATGGCTACAATCGGGCAGGTATTTTAGCTGCCTTTATTAATTCTTCTAGCTTAATGGTAATAGTTGCATTTCTTTGTTATGAATCTGTAGAACGCTTGTTTAACCCTCGTCAAGTAGAAACACATACAATGTTTTGGGTAGCAATTGTTGGACTAATTATAAATATTGGTATTGGTTTAGCTCTACATAAAGATAGCCAGCACGATATTACAATCCGTAGTGCCTATATTCATATGTTAGGAGATGCTGCAAGTACAGTTGGGATTATTATTGGTAGTATTGCTATTTATTACACTGGTTATATGGTTATTGACCCAATTATTAGTCTTGGGATAAGTGCTTTAATTTTATGGACTTCCTGGGATATTTTACAAGAAACTGTTCATTTATTATTAGAAGGAACACCAAAAGGAATAAGTGTAGATAATGTTAGCAAAGCAATTGAAACTGTTCCAGGTGTTCAAGCTGTTCATCATATTCATATTTGGGCTATTGCATCACAAGTAACCGCGCTTAGTTGTCATATTCGAGTTAATGATATGAATTTAAGCAATTGTCAAGATTTATTACTAAAAATAAATACTATATTAAAAGATAATTTTCAGATAAATCATACTACTTTGCAGTTTGAAACAACTTCAGATAAAAATTAA
- a CDS encoding SBBP repeat-containing protein, whose translation MVRQLLIYQAIKLVVLTLILSSFSYYLTNNYKNITNNISAKTSLKAPLPISFEENLGQADKEVKFISHGKDYNLLLTSSKAILLTNAKEFESLELEFLGANSNTQLIGKNKLTTKTNYLLGDNENNWQKSVNNYKEVVYKELYPGIDLVFYGKEKNLEYDLVVAPKVDPGLVKLRFQELNNSHQTSIEIDKQGDLLIETKSGLVRQHKPFIYQEIEGRQIAINGSYKKHNDNTIGFSLAEYNQDFPLVIDPEISFSTYLGGQLTDQASAIAVDREGNSYIVGTTSSNNFPLVKPLQASPGGGPLDIFIAKLSADGSSLVYTTYLGGSSIDQAFDIAVDSSNNIYITGLTISSNFPTKSALQAQKGGGVFDAFVTKINASGSELVYSTYLGGNDDDQGFSLAVNQQGNVFVTGSTASRNFPGVTEGVLNGITDGFVTELNRQGTAVIYSRFLGGNDEDEASSIAIDSQDNAYITGDTFSPNFPVKDGVQANLAGGQDAFISKLNPSGDVIYSSYLGGTGNDSAIDIAVDLDGNAYITGSTASSNFPIKDALQIANAGGGDAFITKITANGKELIFSTYLGGTLTDNASSIALDPSGNIYVSGTTFSTNFPMLRPVQDKNKGNNDVFLTKINSVGNNLLYSTYLGGAGQDDSLGITVDTLGTTYLAGTSISTDFPVVNALQSVSAGTADAFIAKILEPLGPPVPDFSLSVTPSTQNIFAGSATSFTVNSRSINDFNRPINLSVNLTPSASNLTSSFAETTIIAGQSTTLTINTDANTPASNFVITITGRSDDLVRTTRVMLMVQMPAPNPDFSISVNPSQIDVNRRQTTTVNINVNRTGNFAGNVTITTSNNIRKILLTPTMQSTSGASVSFSFKVKRRAPRGTQQITFVGRDDNGRTRMATLMLNIR comes from the coding sequence ATGGTTCGCCAGTTATTAATTTATCAAGCTATAAAGCTAGTTGTCCTAACATTAATATTAAGTTCATTTAGCTATTATTTAACTAACAATTATAAAAACATAACTAATAACATTTCTGCTAAAACTTCCTTAAAAGCCCCATTACCAATAAGTTTTGAAGAAAATTTAGGTCAAGCAGATAAGGAAGTGAAATTTATCTCTCATGGCAAGGACTACAACCTTTTGCTAACAAGCAGCAAAGCTATTTTACTAACAAATGCTAAAGAATTTGAGAGCCTAGAACTAGAATTTCTTGGAGCAAATAGCAATACTCAACTTATTGGAAAAAATAAACTAACCACTAAAACCAATTATTTATTAGGAGATAATGAAAATAATTGGCAAAAGTCTGTTAATAATTATAAAGAAGTCGTTTATAAAGAACTCTATCCAGGGATTGACTTAGTATTTTATGGGAAAGAAAAAAACTTAGAGTATGACTTAGTAGTTGCTCCAAAAGTTGACCCTGGTTTAGTAAAACTCCGCTTTCAAGAGCTTAATAACTCTCACCAAACATCTATTGAAATAGATAAACAAGGTGATTTACTAATTGAAACAAAAAGCGGCTTAGTCCGTCAGCATAAGCCTTTTATTTACCAAGAAATAGAAGGCCGTCAAATCGCTATTAATGGTAGTTATAAAAAACATAATGACAACACAATTGGATTTTCACTAGCAGAATATAACCAGGATTTTCCATTAGTTATTGACCCAGAAATTTCATTTTCTACTTACTTGGGCGGACAGCTAACCGACCAAGCCAGCGCGATTGCTGTTGATAGAGAAGGAAATAGCTATATTGTTGGAACAACTAGTTCAAATAACTTTCCTTTAGTAAAACCTCTACAAGCTAGTCCTGGTGGAGGCCCGCTAGATATTTTTATTGCTAAACTAAGTGCTGATGGTAGTAGCTTAGTTTATACTACTTATCTAGGTGGTAGCAGTATTGATCAAGCTTTTGATATTGCAGTAGATTCATCTAATAATATTTATATAACTGGTCTAACAATTTCCTCTAATTTTCCAACCAAATCAGCATTACAAGCCCAAAAAGGCGGCGGAGTTTTTGACGCATTTGTTACTAAAATAAATGCTTCTGGTAGTGAGTTAGTTTATTCAACTTATCTAGGTGGCAATGATGATGACCAAGGATTTTCCTTGGCAGTTAATCAACAAGGCAATGTTTTTGTTACTGGTAGCACTGCTTCGCGCAACTTCCCAGGAGTTACAGAAGGTGTCTTAAATGGCATTACAGATGGCTTTGTCACTGAGCTAAACCGACAAGGAACAGCCGTTATTTATTCTCGTTTCCTAGGTGGTAATGATGAAGACGAAGCCTCAAGTATTGCTATTGACTCTCAAGATAATGCTTATATTACTGGAGACACATTTTCCCCTAATTTTCCGGTTAAAGACGGTGTGCAAGCTAATTTAGCTGGCGGACAAGATGCTTTTATTAGCAAATTAAACCCATCTGGTGATGTTATTTATTCTAGTTATTTAGGAGGAACTGGAAATGATTCTGCTATTGATATTGCTGTTGATTTAGATGGAAATGCTTATATTACTGGCTCAACAGCATCAAGTAATTTTCCTATTAAAGATGCTTTACAAATAGCAAATGCTGGAGGTGGAGACGCATTTATTACTAAAATAACTGCAAATGGTAAGGAATTGATCTTTTCAACTTATTTAGGTGGAACACTTACAGATAATGCTAGTTCTATTGCTCTTGATCCATCAGGAAACATTTATGTTAGCGGAACTACTTTTTCAACTAACTTTCCTATGCTAAGACCTGTTCAAGATAAAAATAAAGGTAATAATGATGTTTTTCTAACTAAAATAAATTCTGTTGGTAATAACTTACTTTATTCTACTTACTTAGGTGGAGCAGGACAAGATGATAGCCTTGGAATTACAGTTGACACTTTAGGCACAACTTATTTAGCAGGAACATCTATTTCTACAGATTTTCCTGTTGTTAACGCTTTGCAATCAGTATCAGCAGGAACAGCAGACGCATTTATTGCAAAAATTCTTGAGCCACTTGGCCCACCAGTCCCAGATTTTTCTTTAAGTGTTACTCCTAGTACACAAAATATTTTTGCTGGTAGTGCAACTAGTTTTACTGTTAACTCTAGGTCAATAAATGACTTTAACCGTCCTATTAATTTATCTGTCAACTTAACACCATCTGCCAGTAATTTAACTAGTAGTTTTGCGGAAACCACAATAATTGCTGGTCAAAGTACAACTTTAACAATTAATACTGATGCTAACACTCCTGCTAGTAATTTCGTTATTACCATTACTGGAAGATCAGACGACCTTGTTCGCACAACTAGAGTTATGTTGATGGTTCAAATGCCTGCTCCAAACCCAGATTTTTCTATTAGTGTTAACCCTTCTCAAATTGATGTAAATCGTAGACAAACTACAACAGTCAATATTAATGTAAACCGAACAGGTAATTTTGCTGGAAACGTTACAATAACAACATCTAATAACATTCGTAAAATTTTGTTAACTCCGACTATGCAAAGCACTTCTGGGGCAAGCGTTAGTTTTAGCTTTAAGGTTAAACGCCGCGCTCCGCGAGGCACTCAACAAATAACTTTTGTTGGTAGGGATGATAATGGTCGGACTAGAATGGCAACTCTAATGCTAAATATTAGATAG
- a CDS encoding histidine phosphatase family protein has protein sequence MVTKITLVRHAQSTGNAKECFTGQTDVDLSELGHKQAELTAQALADEQFTAIYSSDLKRAYLTAKFIAKFHKLDITTTPDLREINLGIFQGKSFIEVEKEYPEEFTAISRRDLNVVIPNGESHGMLRDRVIKAFNKIISNHIGGNILLVVHGGVIFHINHYILGIAPTETFRLSYKISNCSISCYEMIEKERWRLVSFNETAHLNELKQARSVNSQFLTTSEKIFGCS, from the coding sequence ATGGTGACAAAAATAACTTTAGTTAGACATGCTCAATCTACAGGTAATGCTAAAGAATGTTTTACAGGACAAACTGATGTAGATTTATCAGAACTAGGTCATAAGCAAGCAGAACTAACAGCACAAGCTTTGGCTGATGAACAATTTACGGCTATTTATTCTAGCGACTTAAAACGAGCTTATTTAACAGCTAAATTTATAGCTAAATTTCATAAGTTAGATATAACAACTACACCAGATTTAAGAGAAATAAATTTAGGTATTTTTCAAGGTAAAAGTTTTATAGAAGTAGAAAAAGAATACCCTGAAGAGTTTACAGCTATTTCCCGTCGGGACTTAAATGTAGTAATCCCAAATGGTGAATCTCATGGAATGCTGCGAGATCGAGTAATTAAAGCTTTTAATAAAATAATTTCTAATCATATTGGAGGAAATATTTTATTAGTTGTACATGGGGGAGTTATTTTTCATATTAATCATTATATTTTAGGGATTGCACCAACAGAAACTTTTCGTCTTTCCTATAAAATCTCTAATTGTTCTATAAGTTGTTATGAAATGATAGAAAAAGAGCGTTGGAGATTAGTATCTTTTAATGAAACAGCACACTTAAATGAGTTAAAACAAGCTAGAAGTGTTAATTCTCAATTTTTAACCACTAGCGAAAAAATTTTTGGTTGTAGTTAA